The Paraburkholderia fungorum genome window below encodes:
- a CDS encoding DNA-3-methyladenine glycosylase 2, with amino-acid sequence MPSATSGWNKALARKGQLDGKFLIGDMKAGIYGLPSCTVRLPKDEDVQLFTTETSAKNAGLRPCKICRPDRFHDGGKASLTLFHDLQRGFSTSPTEFASLHDLAQRANLPADQLEDLFRDHAHMTAAQWLRRVQARRAAEGIVAARPPEFAGADAGFPSTKIFEEAFIAEYAMLPSEYSVMDVKKGFALHLPESYRPDEAVGYHGRDANSPSERAEGRRIWKALHTADGPAIIEIAIGSDRATVKVTTEKNLGRESMAFLQRSALRMLGLSNDISAFEERHPEIVKTRRGLRVPLLPSAFDALCWAITGQQINLAFAATLRRDMINLAGEKIHGMRVHPTAGQLANLGIEPLRKIRYSGSKANYMISFAEQIAGGHLDIEGLIDGSAVAAQEALVSQKGVGIWTARYVMMRTGFADAAPVGDSGLATALQRLYPSEARPDAEEAGRLMFRFSPHRSLASVHLWASLADEK; translated from the coding sequence ATGCCGTCTGCAACGTCTGGCTGGAATAAAGCGCTGGCCCGCAAGGGGCAACTGGACGGGAAATTCCTGATTGGCGACATGAAGGCGGGCATTTACGGCCTGCCGTCATGCACGGTCAGATTGCCGAAGGATGAAGACGTCCAGCTTTTCACGACCGAGACATCCGCAAAGAACGCCGGTCTGCGTCCTTGCAAGATCTGTCGCCCGGACCGCTTTCATGATGGAGGGAAGGCGAGCCTGACGCTTTTTCACGACCTCCAGCGCGGCTTCTCGACGAGCCCCACCGAATTTGCTTCGTTGCACGATTTGGCGCAGCGCGCCAATCTTCCTGCCGATCAACTGGAAGATCTGTTTCGCGACCACGCGCACATGACGGCTGCTCAGTGGTTGCGCCGAGTTCAGGCTCGCCGCGCCGCCGAAGGGATCGTCGCCGCGCGACCACCGGAGTTCGCAGGTGCGGACGCCGGTTTTCCTTCCACGAAGATTTTCGAGGAAGCGTTTATCGCCGAGTACGCGATGTTGCCGTCCGAATATAGCGTGATGGACGTTAAGAAGGGTTTTGCCCTGCACCTTCCGGAATCCTATCGTCCGGATGAGGCAGTCGGCTATCACGGGCGCGACGCAAACAGCCCGAGTGAACGCGCCGAGGGGCGGCGAATCTGGAAGGCGTTGCACACCGCAGATGGTCCCGCCATCATCGAGATTGCCATTGGCTCCGATCGCGCGACGGTGAAAGTCACGACGGAGAAGAACCTTGGCCGCGAGAGCATGGCCTTTCTGCAACGATCGGCGCTACGAATGCTGGGATTGTCGAACGATATCTCGGCATTCGAAGAGCGCCATCCCGAGATCGTTAAAACGCGCAGAGGATTGCGCGTCCCACTTCTGCCGAGCGCCTTCGATGCGCTTTGCTGGGCCATCACGGGTCAGCAGATCAATCTCGCGTTCGCCGCCACTTTGCGGCGCGACATGATCAACCTGGCCGGGGAGAAGATCCACGGCATGCGGGTGCATCCCACGGCCGGGCAACTCGCCAATCTTGGAATTGAACCGCTCCGAAAGATCCGCTATTCCGGCTCCAAAGCCAACTACATGATCTCGTTCGCCGAACAGATTGCCGGCGGCCACCTGGATATCGAGGGGTTGATCGACGGCTCGGCGGTTGCGGCGCAGGAGGCTTTGGTCTCGCAAAAAGGCGTCGGAATCTGGACGGCGCGCTACGTGATGATGCGAACCGGATTCGCCGACGCAGCACCCGTCGGGGACAGCGGCCTGGCAACCGCGCTGCAGCGTCTTTACCCGTCCGAAGCGCGTCCCGACGCGGAGGAAGCGGGTCGGTTGATGTTCAGGTTCAGCCCGCACCGGAGTCTCGCCAGCGTGCACCTGTGGGCGTCGCTGGCCGACGAGAAGTAG
- a CDS encoding Rid family hydrolase: MAHTTVDVGISRHIFKYSDALIIEPNQRWYITSGTPGMDKNGNLPDGIEAQARLAWGNILEGLEKAGMGPQNIVKVVSTLINKDDIQTYGRVRAEILGDVRPAFMLSVVNQMVNPRMLVEVEVFAAGK; encoded by the coding sequence ATGGCACACACCACCGTCGACGTCGGCATTTCCCGCCACATTTTCAAGTACAGCGACGCGCTGATCATCGAACCGAATCAGCGTTGGTACATCACTTCCGGCACGCCCGGCATGGACAAGAACGGCAACTTGCCTGATGGCATCGAAGCGCAGGCTCGCCTTGCCTGGGGCAACATCCTCGAGGGTCTGGAAAAGGCCGGCATGGGTCCGCAAAACATCGTCAAGGTCGTCTCGACTCTGATCAACAAGGACGACATCCAGACCTATGGTCGTGTGCGCGCGGAGATCCTCGGCGACGTGCGACCGGCTTTCATGTTGTCCGTCGTGAACCAGATGGTCAATCCGCGCATGCTGGTTGAAGTCGAAGTGTTCGCTGCGGGGAAGTGA
- a CDS encoding carboxymuconolactone decarboxylase family protein — translation MVEPRFPLLPYDVLTSEQRTIHDRLSRGPRGGVSGPFRAWLYSPKLANGLVEVGNYLRFDSRLTKRMIEHTILLVASEWNASIVFAHHASLAIAVGLSEEIVESIRTGQRPPYAQEEDFVVDEFVRCLLKGGEIDSATWERCAAVLTPETMVDLIGLTGYYVMVAMTTKAARL, via the coding sequence ATGGTCGAGCCGCGTTTCCCACTGCTGCCGTATGACGTCCTGACGTCTGAGCAGCGCACCATTCACGATCGATTGTCGAGGGGGCCGCGTGGTGGCGTCAGCGGTCCTTTCCGGGCCTGGCTGTATTCGCCGAAACTCGCCAATGGTCTGGTGGAGGTGGGTAACTATCTGCGGTTCGATAGCCGCCTGACGAAGCGCATGATCGAGCACACGATCTTGCTGGTCGCCTCCGAATGGAACGCGAGCATTGTCTTCGCGCATCACGCGTCACTGGCGATTGCGGTTGGCCTGTCGGAAGAAATCGTCGAGTCCATTCGCACGGGCCAGCGACCGCCTTATGCGCAAGAAGAGGATTTCGTGGTGGACGAGTTCGTGCGGTGCCTGCTGAAAGGCGGTGAGATCGACAGCGCGACGTGGGAGCGGTGTGCGGCAGTTCTCACACCCGAGACCATGGTCGATCTGATCGGGCTCACTGGCTACTACGTCATGGTCGCGATGACGACGAAAGCTGCGAGGTTGTAG
- a CDS encoding isocitrate lyase/PEP mutase family protein, with protein sequence MSTLDKVFADLHQGNPILNLPNAWDAGSARIFEAQGAKAIATTSAGVLWALGYPDGNLAPARLQAEVAAAITRVIRVPLSIDFEAGYSDDPRTVAENIKPVLDAGVVGINIEDGQDAPPVLAAKIEAVRAAAEKAGIALWINARSDVYLQQLVDEPKRAEESIKRAELYGKAGANSIFLPALTHADDIKAVVKGSPIPIALMAWPGLTDSAELQKLGVVRLSSGSGIPQVIWNHAARLARAFVEKGESGPMAVDYMAHGELQSLFAERK encoded by the coding sequence ATGAGCACACTCGACAAGGTATTCGCCGACCTTCATCAAGGCAACCCGATCCTGAACCTGCCTAACGCCTGGGATGCGGGTAGCGCGCGCATCTTCGAAGCGCAAGGTGCCAAAGCAATCGCCACCACCAGCGCGGGCGTACTCTGGGCGCTCGGTTATCCCGATGGAAATCTCGCACCGGCAAGGCTGCAGGCGGAAGTGGCTGCCGCCATCACTCGCGTGATCCGCGTACCCCTGTCGATCGATTTCGAAGCCGGCTACTCGGACGACCCCCGAACAGTCGCGGAAAATATCAAACCCGTCTTGGACGCCGGCGTCGTCGGCATCAATATCGAAGACGGTCAGGACGCACCTCCTGTGCTGGCGGCGAAAATCGAAGCCGTGCGGGCTGCTGCGGAAAAGGCCGGTATTGCCCTCTGGATCAATGCGCGCTCCGACGTTTACCTGCAACAACTGGTCGATGAGCCGAAGCGTGCTGAAGAATCGATCAAGCGCGCCGAACTGTATGGCAAAGCGGGCGCCAATAGCATCTTCCTCCCGGCACTGACCCATGCCGACGACATCAAAGCCGTGGTCAAGGGTTCGCCAATCCCGATCGCGCTCATGGCATGGCCCGGCCTGACTGATTCCGCGGAACTGCAAAAGCTGGGCGTGGTCCGCTTGTCCTCCGGCTCCGGCATTCCGCAAGTGATCTGGAACCACGCAGCCCGTCTGGCCAGGGCTTTTGTTGAAAAGGGCGAATCTGGCCCGATGGCTGTCGACTATATGGCCCACGGCGAGTTGCAAAGCCTGTTCGCCGAACGCAAGTAA
- a CDS encoding maleylacetate reductase: MYEFVYTTQASRVVFGAGSMKLIQQEVEKLGARRALILCTPEQKNQAEIVSSLLGPSSAGVFDGAQMHVPIENARRAREYAKSVDADCAVAIGGGSTIGLGKAISLESSLPIIAIPTTYAGSEMTPIYGITEDGLKKTGKDVKVIPRTVLYDPELTMGLPVRLSIVSGLNAIAHAAEGLYAKDGNPVMSLMAEEGIRSLANGLRGVHRNEKDKAARSECLYGAWLCGMVLGNVGMALHHKLCHTLGGTFNLPHAETHAIVLPHTLAYNSTVAEDAMGRIARALDVKSAPDGLYQLNQELGVPQGLRDIGLREVDLERACEVALSNPYWNPRPVEKEPLRALLQRAWEGACPTP, from the coding sequence ATGTATGAGTTCGTCTATACCACACAGGCGTCTAGGGTCGTATTCGGCGCTGGAAGCATGAAGCTGATTCAACAGGAAGTGGAGAAGTTAGGTGCTCGTCGCGCACTGATTCTTTGCACCCCCGAGCAGAAGAATCAGGCGGAAATCGTTTCTTCTCTTCTCGGTCCATCCAGCGCGGGGGTCTTCGACGGCGCCCAGATGCATGTTCCTATTGAGAACGCTCGTCGTGCCCGCGAATACGCGAAATCGGTTGATGCGGACTGTGCGGTGGCGATAGGGGGCGGCTCTACCATCGGGCTTGGAAAGGCAATCTCGCTCGAATCTTCGTTGCCAATCATCGCGATCCCGACAACATACGCTGGTTCGGAGATGACTCCTATCTATGGGATCACCGAAGACGGGCTAAAAAAAACCGGCAAAGACGTAAAAGTAATACCGAGGACTGTCCTCTACGATCCGGAATTGACGATGGGACTGCCGGTTCGTCTTTCGATTGTCAGTGGCCTGAACGCTATCGCTCATGCAGCGGAGGGTTTGTACGCAAAGGACGGAAATCCTGTGATGTCGCTCATGGCGGAGGAAGGCATTCGTTCACTCGCCAACGGCCTTCGGGGCGTGCACAGGAACGAAAAAGACAAGGCGGCGCGCAGCGAGTGCCTCTACGGTGCGTGGCTATGCGGGATGGTGCTCGGCAATGTCGGCATGGCTCTTCACCACAAGCTATGCCATACCTTAGGCGGGACATTTAATCTCCCTCACGCAGAGACGCACGCGATTGTTCTTCCACATACTCTTGCTTATAACAGCACCGTGGCGGAAGATGCGATGGGCCGTATAGCGAGGGCACTGGACGTCAAGTCGGCACCTGATGGCCTTTACCAACTCAATCAAGAACTTGGGGTTCCACAAGGTCTTCGCGATATCGGGTTGCGCGAAGTCGATCTCGAGCGCGCTTGTGAGGTTGCTCTGTCGAATCCTTATTGGAACCCACGACCGGTTGAGAAAGAACCGCTTAGGGCGCTGTTACAGCGCGCATGGGAAGGGGCATGCCCTACTCCGTAA
- a CDS encoding Dabb family protein has product MVKHIVMWNVRGETPTQKKEAAMLVKTAFESLSGKIPGLTRLEVGLDVSAVDYACDVVLYTEFESQELLDAYASHPEHLRVKQIVGDIRIARHQVDYV; this is encoded by the coding sequence ATGGTCAAGCATATCGTGATGTGGAACGTTCGCGGCGAAACTCCCACGCAAAAGAAGGAAGCCGCGATGCTGGTAAAGACAGCGTTCGAGAGCTTGAGCGGAAAGATACCCGGGCTCACCCGGTTGGAGGTCGGGCTGGACGTAAGCGCCGTGGACTATGCGTGCGACGTCGTTTTATACACCGAGTTCGAAAGCCAGGAATTGCTCGATGCATATGCGTCACACCCCGAACATCTCCGAGTAAAGCAGATCGTGGGTGATATTCGCATCGCACGTCATCAGGTCGATTACGTTTAA